A single window of Rubripirellula lacrimiformis DNA harbors:
- a CDS encoding FG-GAP-like repeat-containing protein: MDGDPMDGDPVIGDPVIDAPTIDAPTIDVPIPGCPTTVSPSIAVAAGRIVAAACCLLMVCGLVVGCGGSPDPSGSVPQVPERPLRKMVSLTKRGLTQQAWEWAPQVLEIHGDDPDVIASVAQLAYKLEKTNETADLLARACQVESYVRPDRIEQATVALIGVGRLYEAMDLLEIAIEQHPEQVKTRRLLFDLVMGTEDRVRGAEHGRVLVRARQFDMELLTTLSNTERRSMDPDVLTKMTDRNEGDRRPLLGTAKVKFDEGDYATSRDLLRQIIETHPDYLPAQVLLGRCLAASDLPDELKRWAEQVPSGSEAYPGYWIAIGDWARSRGQWEEAARCYWEATGLDPDVLEAWSKLGTMLAELRTSDGAPITKLDPDLIDQVQARSTRLSKFNQLKNRFERTGKISREIVLDIVNVLLELGRPWEAEAWASVAMSLPENDAVPLESTRTKIIQQLDRQTPWQTVDANPELQLDLTRFSLPSIAKSGGGMNKSRLAQTPPKADSGQPGSRSLDPSPTEPEPGTDPMLQAWRLENLADAAGVQFFGRTSDQLDQPGIMLYQTLGCGGGTIDFDLDGWPDLYLMAAGGKPPSFDSAANELLRNLDGQFASVTSASATGDRGFGQGVAVGDINEDGFPDLLLLNYGPNTLLINNGDGTFADQSQAWGIRLDADAMITWSTSAAIADVDGDGLSDAVVVNYCAGLEPTTDGCPLAGTDSVRSCTPVKFAAHRDWILQGKPQGTLVDRTDDWSMHPAVPGRGLGIVAGSLASGSPASGSPASGSPASGTGVSVFVANDMTNNHFWTWDQRGGDGGQPAMMESAMIRGVGTDGRSLALGSMGIATSDLDSDGDMDLYVTNFDKEYNTFHDQRSPGMWQDQTSPLGLVGVTMPVVGFGTEAVDLDLDGTPELVVTNGHVDVFSRGDERVQYEQPMQIFRRGSDNAYVSIADSIAGDYLQGQHVGRALWTIDADRDGRMDLVVTHQTEPVALLKNQCPSQRECLKIQLVGRGCQRDAIGATVTVSFIDQNAAASMVATQTSGDGYLCSNQRGLRFAVPAGLECSIDVQWPDGTKQTHSAISPNADLVVIQGDAHTFAVQ, from the coding sequence ATGGACGGCGACCCCATGGACGGCGACCCAGTGATTGGCGACCCAGTGATTGACGCCCCAACGATTGACGCCCCAACGATTGACGTACCGATCCCGGGTTGCCCGACCACCGTTTCCCCGTCCATCGCGGTGGCCGCCGGACGGATCGTTGCTGCAGCTTGCTGTTTGTTGATGGTGTGTGGGTTGGTCGTCGGTTGCGGCGGGTCGCCGGATCCCTCCGGTTCGGTGCCCCAAGTTCCCGAGCGGCCGCTGCGCAAAATGGTCTCGCTGACCAAACGCGGGCTGACCCAACAAGCGTGGGAATGGGCGCCGCAGGTGCTAGAGATTCATGGGGATGATCCCGACGTGATCGCATCGGTAGCCCAACTGGCCTACAAGCTCGAAAAAACGAACGAAACCGCTGACTTGCTGGCCCGTGCCTGTCAGGTCGAATCGTACGTCCGCCCCGACCGAATCGAACAAGCGACGGTGGCGTTGATTGGTGTCGGGCGTCTGTACGAAGCGATGGACTTGTTGGAAATCGCGATCGAACAACATCCCGAACAGGTCAAGACTCGCCGGCTGCTGTTCGACTTGGTCATGGGCACCGAAGATCGGGTACGAGGAGCCGAACATGGTCGCGTGCTGGTGCGTGCGCGTCAGTTTGACATGGAGTTGCTGACCACACTTAGCAATACCGAACGGCGCAGCATGGACCCCGATGTCCTGACCAAGATGACTGATCGAAACGAAGGCGACCGGCGTCCGTTGTTGGGCACCGCCAAGGTGAAGTTTGACGAAGGCGACTACGCAACATCCCGTGATCTGCTGCGACAGATCATCGAGACGCACCCGGACTATTTGCCGGCCCAAGTCCTGCTGGGACGATGCCTTGCAGCGTCGGACCTTCCCGATGAACTGAAACGCTGGGCCGAACAGGTGCCATCGGGCAGCGAAGCCTACCCTGGTTACTGGATCGCGATTGGCGATTGGGCGCGGTCGCGGGGCCAATGGGAAGAAGCGGCAAGATGCTATTGGGAAGCCACCGGATTGGATCCTGACGTTTTAGAGGCTTGGTCGAAACTTGGCACCATGTTGGCCGAACTTCGCACGTCCGACGGTGCCCCGATCACCAAATTGGATCCCGATTTGATCGATCAGGTTCAGGCTCGGTCGACGCGGCTTAGCAAATTCAATCAGTTGAAAAACCGCTTCGAACGAACCGGAAAGATTTCTCGCGAGATCGTTCTAGACATCGTCAACGTTCTGCTGGAACTTGGTCGTCCCTGGGAAGCGGAGGCCTGGGCGTCAGTCGCGATGTCGTTGCCCGAAAACGACGCCGTTCCATTGGAATCTACTCGCACAAAAATCATCCAGCAATTGGATCGGCAAACGCCTTGGCAAACCGTCGATGCCAACCCGGAACTGCAGTTGGATCTGACGCGGTTCTCGCTGCCGTCGATTGCTAAGTCAGGCGGTGGGATGAACAAGAGTCGGTTGGCCCAAACGCCACCGAAGGCGGATTCGGGGCAACCCGGTTCTCGATCGCTCGATCCATCACCGACGGAGCCCGAACCCGGGACGGATCCGATGCTGCAAGCTTGGCGACTGGAAAATCTAGCCGACGCAGCGGGTGTCCAGTTCTTTGGCCGAACCAGCGACCAGTTGGATCAACCCGGCATCATGCTGTACCAAACGTTGGGCTGTGGCGGCGGCACGATCGACTTTGACCTGGACGGTTGGCCCGATTTGTATTTGATGGCGGCCGGTGGAAAGCCGCCTAGTTTCGATTCGGCCGCGAACGAACTGCTTAGGAATCTTGACGGACAGTTTGCCTCGGTAACCTCGGCGTCGGCCACCGGCGATCGCGGATTCGGCCAAGGGGTTGCCGTCGGCGACATCAACGAAGACGGTTTCCCCGATCTGCTGTTGCTGAACTACGGCCCCAACACGCTACTGATCAACAATGGCGATGGAACCTTCGCGGATCAATCGCAGGCTTGGGGGATCCGTTTGGATGCCGATGCGATGATCACTTGGTCGACCAGCGCCGCCATTGCCGATGTGGACGGCGATGGATTGTCCGATGCCGTCGTCGTCAACTACTGTGCCGGTTTGGAACCGACCACCGATGGCTGCCCCTTGGCGGGGACGGATTCGGTTCGGTCATGCACGCCCGTCAAGTTTGCCGCCCACCGCGATTGGATCCTGCAGGGCAAACCACAGGGCACCCTAGTCGACCGCACTGACGACTGGTCGATGCACCCCGCGGTGCCGGGACGCGGCCTGGGGATCGTCGCCGGGTCGCTGGCATCGGGATCGCCGGCATCTGGATCGCCGGCATCTGGATCGCCGGCATCTGGCACCGGCGTCAGTGTATTCGTGGCCAATGACATGACCAACAATCATTTTTGGACATGGGACCAACGCGGCGGCGATGGCGGACAGCCCGCGATGATGGAATCGGCCATGATCCGCGGCGTCGGCACCGATGGTCGTTCACTGGCGCTGGGGTCGATGGGGATTGCAACGTCGGACCTGGACTCCGATGGCGATATGGATCTGTACGTGACCAATTTCGACAAAGAGTACAACACGTTTCATGACCAGCGATCGCCGGGCATGTGGCAAGATCAAACCTCGCCATTAGGACTGGTCGGTGTCACGATGCCGGTGGTTGGATTCGGAACCGAAGCGGTCGACTTGGATTTAGATGGAACGCCAGAACTGGTTGTGACCAATGGACATGTCGATGTCTTTTCGCGTGGCGACGAACGAGTTCAGTACGAACAACCGATGCAGATTTTTCGGCGTGGGTCCGACAACGCCTACGTCTCGATTGCCGATTCAATCGCAGGCGACTATCTGCAAGGCCAGCATGTCGGTCGCGCGCTGTGGACGATCGACGCTGACCGAGATGGTCGAATGGATTTGGTCGTGACTCATCAGACCGAACCGGTGGCGCTGCTGAAGAACCAGTGTCCATCACAGCGAGAGTGCCTGAAAATTCAATTGGTCGGTCGTGGTTGTCAGCGTGATGCCATTGGTGCGACGGTTACGGTATCTTTCATCGACCAAAACGCTGCGGCATCCATGGTTGCAACGCAGACGTCAGGTGACGGTTACCTATGCAGCAATCAACGCGGTCTACGATTCGCGGTGCCCGCCGGCCTGGAATGCTCGATCGATGTTCAATGGCCTGATGGGACCAAGCAAACTCACTCCGCGATCTCCCCCAACGCCGATCTAGTGGTCATCCAAGGGGACGCCCACACCTTCGCCGTTCAATAG
- a CDS encoding FG-GAP repeat domain-containing protein: MLTRRIFAGFIALTTLTLVGCKPSSSPSSAPATSPDPTDVQDDREIPDGASDLKPDVFLRKMQPIVQKFCSDCHVMPRPSSSPKHEWPAEVDQGFMLYVTSGRNDLRVPDRDDVLKYFQLQAPEELDILGPTLGHPPTDLKLSREEIRFDEEWTPAVTNLRWLDIGIGDQPAMVYCDISTGAVKAHWLGGTRAGTTERLATLLQPVHVEAGDLDADGHLDLIVSDIGEFNADDSDLGRVVWLRRQANSEKFTSIVLADGLSRVSDARPGDFDGDGDLDVLVAVFGWRNSGRIVMLENMGTDDSGQLPTFELRAIDERHGPVHVPPIDLNGDGHLDFVALISQDHECVEAFINRGDGSLQFDRQVIYRAPDPAYGSSGIELVDMDGDGDLDVLYSNGDSFDRGLKPYHSIQWLENTGGYPYQHHHIGKMPGVLSARAGDFDGDGDMDVVAGSLWANPLIQQAQNLDTTSIVMLTQTAPGVFHPSKVEGGIHYHLSIETGDFDGDGKQEFAAGNFIRNLKVDAPEVVVWWNRE, encoded by the coding sequence ATGCTGACTCGTCGGATTTTCGCCGGTTTCATCGCCTTGACCACATTGACGCTGGTGGGGTGCAAACCGTCCTCATCGCCTTCGTCGGCCCCAGCAACATCGCCTGATCCGACAGACGTTCAGGACGATCGAGAAATTCCGGACGGTGCCAGCGATTTGAAACCGGATGTGTTTCTGCGCAAGATGCAGCCGATCGTTCAGAAATTCTGCTCGGATTGCCACGTCATGCCGCGGCCATCCAGTTCGCCAAAACACGAATGGCCCGCCGAGGTGGACCAGGGGTTCATGCTGTACGTGACATCCGGCCGCAATGATCTGCGAGTGCCTGATCGCGATGATGTGTTGAAGTATTTTCAGCTGCAGGCTCCTGAGGAGCTGGACATTTTGGGGCCGACGCTTGGACATCCCCCAACCGACCTGAAATTGTCGCGCGAAGAGATTCGATTCGACGAGGAATGGACACCGGCGGTTACCAATCTGCGTTGGTTGGATATCGGAATCGGTGATCAGCCAGCGATGGTCTACTGCGACATTAGCACCGGGGCGGTGAAGGCGCATTGGCTAGGCGGAACCCGGGCGGGGACGACCGAGCGTTTGGCGACCCTGCTGCAACCGGTTCACGTCGAAGCGGGCGACTTGGACGCCGACGGACATTTGGATTTGATCGTATCGGACATCGGCGAATTCAATGCCGACGACAGTGATTTGGGACGCGTGGTTTGGTTACGCCGCCAAGCGAATTCAGAAAAGTTCACATCGATCGTTTTGGCCGATGGGCTAAGCCGCGTATCGGACGCTCGCCCCGGCGACTTTGATGGTGACGGCGACTTGGATGTGTTGGTGGCGGTGTTCGGTTGGCGGAACAGCGGCCGAATCGTGATGCTAGAAAACATGGGTACCGACGACAGCGGCCAGCTTCCCACCTTCGAACTACGTGCGATCGATGAACGACACGGGCCTGTGCATGTTCCCCCCATCGATTTGAACGGTGATGGGCACTTGGACTTTGTCGCGCTGATCAGCCAGGATCACGAATGCGTCGAGGCGTTCATCAACCGAGGCGATGGCAGTCTGCAGTTTGATCGCCAGGTGATCTACCGCGCCCCTGATCCCGCCTACGGATCCAGCGGGATCGAACTGGTGGACATGGACGGCGATGGCGACCTGGATGTTTTGTATTCCAACGGCGATTCGTTTGACCGCGGATTGAAACCCTATCACAGCATCCAGTGGCTCGAAAACACGGGCGGGTATCCCTACCAACATCATCACATCGGAAAGATGCCAGGCGTATTGTCGGCGCGGGCCGGTGATTTCGATGGCGACGGCGACATGGACGTCGTGGCCGGTTCGTTGTGGGCCAATCCGCTGATTCAACAGGCCCAAAACCTGGACACCACATCGATCGTGATGTTGACGCAGACCGCGCCCGGTGTGTTCCACCCATCCAAGGTCGAAGGCGGCATCCACTATCACCTATCGATCGAAACCGGTGACTTCGATGGCGATGGCAAGCAAGAATTTGCGGCTGGCAACTTCATCCGCAATTTAAAAGTGGACGCGCCGGAAGTCGTGGTTTGGTGGAACCGAGAGTGA
- a CDS encoding GspE/PulE family protein, whose product MITEAFAIPVDGPPIHQPPVHQPPNHPSRISKPRIDGPPVHEPPAIDSRSSDSHKTDSSVSDPLIVRLIHTLNQMDPDRLGRLYETADQNDVPFEQLAIENGLADERFIAEAYANHYLLPLFDPPSDCPPPIDVSLCKVLPAELCCQHLVAPLSDDGQTIEVAVFSPDSLLLADEIRLITGRQMRPFFTTLSVMRKLLAVMYGNQSLTQATPPKISAPPPAGRWFSEAVEHGSCGALQPPAARYLSELIDHVLGFGASDVHIEPAVQGHRVRVRLDGALDEFAPPSPEWSESMVTHLVSRSQIEVADIDMPQEGAFQLCRGKRQVDVRVHTCPTHGGRKTVLHLTDHDSLPSDLLSLGMRELDRRILAKTLSAEKGLVLVSGPTGSGKSVTLAACLDYRNDHRTNLCTVEENIDLPLPGVNQIRIRPDQGLTYSMALRGVLRQDPDVILVGELDCDQTAADCMRASSSGRLVLSALREANSVGCLGRLAELNVRPANIARNLAAIVSQRMVRRLCPDCKDPHPISAELAKKFGIDPNQTMYRDIGCRKCRQSGYRGKFPVFEVIRVSPKIAELIRTRANPAAIRRAAVGQGTRLLRQAAIDQAVAGETSLKAAFATFGTR is encoded by the coding sequence ATGATCACCGAAGCATTCGCGATACCTGTTGACGGCCCACCCATCCATCAACCACCCGTCCATCAACCACCCAACCACCCATCACGTATCAGTAAGCCGCGGATCGATGGTCCACCCGTCCACGAGCCGCCCGCCATTGATTCACGCAGCAGTGATTCACACAAAACTGATTCTTCGGTCAGTGATCCATTGATCGTTCGGCTGATCCACACACTGAACCAAATGGATCCCGATCGGCTGGGACGACTGTACGAAACCGCCGACCAGAACGACGTTCCTTTTGAACAACTGGCGATCGAAAACGGACTGGCCGACGAACGGTTCATTGCCGAAGCCTACGCCAACCACTATCTGCTGCCGCTGTTCGATCCACCATCGGATTGTCCGCCCCCGATTGATGTGTCGCTGTGCAAGGTTCTGCCAGCCGAACTGTGTTGCCAACACTTGGTGGCGCCCTTGTCGGACGACGGGCAGACGATCGAAGTGGCTGTCTTTTCGCCGGATTCGCTGCTGCTAGCCGACGAAATTCGGTTGATCACTGGGCGGCAGATGCGACCGTTCTTTACAACATTGTCGGTGATGCGAAAACTGTTGGCAGTGATGTACGGCAACCAATCGTTGACCCAAGCGACCCCACCGAAAATATCCGCACCGCCGCCAGCCGGGCGATGGTTCAGCGAGGCCGTCGAACATGGTTCGTGCGGTGCACTGCAACCACCGGCCGCACGGTACCTAAGCGAATTGATCGATCACGTGCTGGGCTTTGGTGCCAGTGATGTCCACATCGAACCTGCCGTCCAAGGACATCGCGTCCGTGTTCGCTTGGATGGTGCCCTGGATGAATTTGCACCGCCGTCACCGGAATGGTCCGAGTCGATGGTCACCCATTTGGTATCGCGAAGCCAAATCGAAGTCGCTGATATCGATATGCCACAGGAAGGTGCGTTCCAGCTTTGCCGCGGGAAAAGACAAGTGGACGTTCGCGTTCACACCTGCCCGACCCACGGTGGACGCAAAACCGTTCTGCACCTGACCGATCATGATTCGTTGCCCAGCGACCTGCTGTCGCTCGGGATGCGTGAACTGGATCGGCGAATCTTGGCCAAGACGCTTTCGGCCGAAAAAGGATTGGTGTTGGTTTCCGGACCGACCGGCAGCGGTAAAAGCGTGACGTTGGCAGCATGCTTGGACTACCGCAACGATCATCGCACCAATCTTTGCACGGTCGAAGAAAACATTGACTTGCCCCTGCCGGGCGTCAACCAAATTCGCATTCGGCCCGACCAAGGTCTGACCTACAGCATGGCACTGCGTGGTGTGCTTCGTCAGGACCCCGATGTGATCCTGGTCGGCGAACTGGACTGCGATCAAACCGCAGCCGATTGCATGCGTGCGTCGTCCAGCGGCCGATTGGTGTTGTCGGCACTGCGCGAAGCAAATTCCGTCGGATGCCTCGGGCGACTCGCCGAATTGAACGTCCGCCCCGCCAACATCGCTCGCAATCTTGCCGCGATCGTCAGCCAGCGGATGGTTCGGCGATTGTGTCCGGACTGCAAGGATCCGCATCCGATCTCTGCCGAACTGGCCAAGAAGTTTGGCATCGATCCCAATCAAACAATGTATCGAGACATTGGATGTCGCAAGTGCCGACAATCGGGGTACCGCGGCAAGTTCCCCGTTTTCGAAGTGATCCGAGTATCGCCAAAGATCGCCGAACTGATTCGCACACGAGCCAACCCCGCGGCCATTCGCAGAGCCGCCGTTGGTCAAGGCACTCGATTGCTTCGACAAGCCGCAATCGATCAGGCCGTCGCCGGTGAAACCAGTCTGAAAGCCGCCTTCGCGACCTTCGGGACACGGTAG
- a CDS encoding toprim domain-containing protein, which produces MFRTVPAKLHDCHQHGAGSGAELFVVEGDSASKAVVRARNPVTQAVLPMQGKPMNAYKAGKSAVKRNELYRALVDSIGLGWDAEQDLPSIRYDRVVMLFDPDADGIHCGALLSMFFYRFMRPLLESGRISVARAPLYEFSSPDTDDRLHAYNEDHYQRIRSALDAKGMRYSAQRYRGLASMNESALISTCLDPKTRTLHGLAVADAEAAIRIFCGVKV; this is translated from the coding sequence ATGTTTCGAACTGTTCCGGCCAAACTGCACGACTGCCACCAGCACGGTGCGGGTTCGGGCGCCGAACTTTTTGTGGTCGAAGGCGATTCGGCATCCAAGGCGGTTGTTCGAGCTCGCAATCCTGTCACGCAAGCGGTGCTGCCGATGCAAGGCAAGCCGATGAACGCGTACAAAGCCGGTAAGTCAGCGGTCAAGCGAAACGAACTGTACCGTGCGTTGGTCGATTCGATCGGCTTGGGCTGGGATGCCGAACAGGACCTGCCATCGATACGTTACGATCGTGTGGTCATGTTGTTCGATCCCGATGCGGACGGGATCCACTGTGGTGCATTGTTGTCGATGTTCTTTTATCGGTTCATGCGTCCGCTATTGGAATCAGGCCGGATCAGTGTGGCTCGCGCACCACTCTACGAATTTTCGTCACCCGATACCGATGATCGGTTGCACGCTTACAACGAAGATCACTACCAGAGAATCCGATCGGCTTTGGATGCGAAGGGAATGCGATACTCGGCACAACGTTACCGCGGGCTAGCCAGCATGAACGAATCGGCATTGATATCGACTTGCTTGGATCCGAAAACCCGAACTCTGCACGGGCTTGCCGTCGCGGATGCAGAAGCAGCGATTCGAATTTTTTGTGGCGTCAAGGTATGA
- a CDS encoding gamma carbonic anhydrase family protein — MDTEFQPDRVDASAFIAENATVIGRVDIGSGASVWFGAVIRGDTESVSIGDRSNVQDLCVLHADPGFPCVIGRDVTIGHSAVVHGATVGDGAMIGIRAVVLNGAKIGAGAIVGAGAVVTEKMEIPPGHLAVGVPAKVVRELTPENVARAKHAADHYVSAGQSYRSSR; from the coding sequence ATGGATACTGAATTTCAACCCGATCGAGTCGACGCGTCGGCATTCATCGCTGAAAACGCGACGGTGATCGGCCGAGTCGACATAGGCTCCGGTGCAAGCGTATGGTTTGGCGCGGTGATTCGCGGTGACACCGAATCGGTTTCCATTGGGGACCGATCGAACGTGCAAGACCTGTGCGTGTTGCACGCTGATCCGGGTTTCCCCTGCGTGATTGGCCGGGACGTCACGATTGGTCATTCGGCAGTCGTCCATGGTGCGACGGTCGGTGACGGAGCGATGATCGGCATCCGCGCGGTGGTCTTGAACGGAGCCAAGATTGGTGCGGGCGCGATCGTGGGCGCCGGCGCCGTGGTGACTGAAAAAATGGAGATCCCGCCGGGGCACTTGGCGGTCGGCGTGCCTGCGAAAGTGGTCCGAGAACTAACCCCCGAAAACGTCGCTCGCGCCAAACACGCTGCCGATCACTACGTCAGCGCCGGGCAAAGCTATCGGTCCAGCCGCTAA
- the bioB gene encoding biotin synthase BioB has protein sequence MLNVETTAVATNRYDRWADEVLAGQSLSRENALEILKAPDADILAILAAGFRIRQQHFGRTVQLYFLMSAKSGLCPEDCHYCSQSKISTAPVPKHNILKRDDLMKAAEMAAERGAKTYCLVISARGPSEREMNAVETIVPEIKEKHGLDICACLGLLTREQADRLKACGVDRVNHNLNTSEDHYADICTTHTYADRVQTLRHVRDAGMEMCSGGIIGMGEKHEDVVSMAFDLQELGVQSIPLNFLNAIEGTPLQGNADLTPNDCLRALAMFRFVNPTRELRISGGREIHLRSMQPLGLYVANSLFVGDYLTTKGQAPQEDYDMIRDLGFEVTTKTGA, from the coding sequence ATGCTGAACGTCGAAACGACCGCTGTAGCTACTAATCGATACGACCGCTGGGCCGATGAGGTCTTGGCGGGGCAATCTTTGAGCCGCGAAAACGCGCTCGAAATCCTGAAAGCCCCCGACGCCGATATCTTGGCGATCCTGGCGGCCGGTTTCCGAATTCGTCAGCAGCACTTCGGCCGAACGGTCCAGCTGTATTTTCTAATGAGCGCCAAGAGCGGTCTGTGCCCGGAAGATTGCCACTACTGTAGCCAGTCGAAAATCTCGACGGCTCCCGTGCCCAAGCACAACATCCTGAAACGGGATGATCTGATGAAAGCCGCTGAAATGGCGGCCGAAAGAGGTGCCAAGACGTATTGCTTGGTGATCTCGGCTCGAGGGCCCAGCGAACGCGAGATGAACGCGGTCGAGACCATCGTGCCCGAAATCAAGGAAAAGCACGGACTGGATATCTGCGCCTGTCTGGGGCTGCTGACGCGTGAACAGGCTGACCGCTTGAAGGCCTGCGGTGTCGATCGCGTCAATCACAACCTGAACACCAGCGAAGATCACTACGCCGACATCTGCACCACGCACACCTATGCCGACCGCGTCCAGACGCTGCGACACGTCCGCGATGCGGGCATGGAAATGTGCAGCGGCGGCATCATCGGAATGGGTGAAAAGCACGAAGACGTCGTATCGATGGCTTTCGACCTGCAAGAGCTAGGCGTGCAATCGATCCCGCTGAACTTCCTGAACGCGATCGAAGGAACACCGCTGCAGGGGAATGCCGACCTAACCCCCAACGATTGTTTGCGAGCCCTCGCGATGTTCCGCTTCGTCAACCCAACGCGAGAGTTGCGGATTTCGGGTGGACGCGAAATTCACCTGCGTTCGATGCAGCCCCTGGGCCTGTACGTCGCCAACAGCCTGTTTGTGGGGGATTACCTGACCACCAAGGGACAGGCCCCACAAGAAGACTACGACATGATCCGCGACCTAGGCTTCGAAGTCACGACGAAGACGGGCGCATAG
- a CDS encoding DUF3127 domain-containing protein — protein sequence MSDSKVTGVVHLIEETKTYGAKGFRKRMVVLEQDKGSFTNYVPVEFTRDSCDTVDELKVGDEVEVQYRLNGRRWQKDEQSEVRFFVNVEAMSFRITGDGAHSDSMSERVSDPNDAFSEAGDDEAPF from the coding sequence ATGAGTGATTCCAAGGTTACCGGTGTGGTGCATTTGATCGAAGAAACCAAGACCTACGGTGCCAAGGGCTTCCGCAAGCGAATGGTGGTCCTGGAACAAGACAAGGGCAGCTTCACAAATTACGTCCCCGTCGAATTTACCCGTGATTCCTGCGACACCGTTGATGAATTGAAGGTCGGTGACGAGGTCGAGGTGCAGTACCGCCTCAATGGCCGCCGTTGGCAGAAAGACGAACAAAGCGAAGTGCGTTTTTTCGTCAACGTCGAAGCGATGTCGTTCCGGATCACCGGCGATGGCGCCCACAGCGATTCGATGAGCGAACGGGTCAGCGACCCCAATGACGCGTTCAGCGAAGCAGGCGACGACGAAGCCCCGTTCTAA
- a CDS encoding DUF1501 domain-containing protein, protein MNWNLSRRSLLQQTGLGFGALAASDLLASADGTGGGILSALHHAPKAKRVIFLFQSGAPSQMDLLDYKPLLNEKQGQELPDSIRGSQRLTGMSGNQSSLPLVGSPFKFSQHGQNGAWVSELMPHTASIIDDICVVRSMHTEAINHGPGVTFMQSGSMIPGRPSMGAWMDYGLGTENQDLPAFVVMTTKDQNSGQPLSAGLWGSGFLPSKHQGVSFRSGKDPVLYLSNPDGIDTSSRRASMDALAGLHQMQLDQGADRLVETRLAQYELAFRMQSSIPEATDFSDESKEVVESYGPDAKNPGSFAANCLMARRLAQRGVRFIQLYHKGWDHHGGLPQGLPRQCKQTDQPSAALVKDLKRVGLLDDTLVIWGGEFGRTNYCQGKLTATSFGRDHHPRCFTIWMAGGGIQPGLVYGETDEYGYNIVDKPIHIHDLHATILHQMGIDHERLTFKYQGRNFRLTDVHGHVVHDILA, encoded by the coding sequence AACAAACCGGGCTCGGTTTCGGTGCCTTGGCGGCCAGCGACCTACTGGCTTCGGCGGATGGCACTGGGGGCGGCATCCTGTCGGCGCTGCACCACGCGCCCAAGGCCAAGCGAGTGATCTTTTTGTTTCAATCCGGTGCGCCATCGCAGATGGACCTGCTGGACTACAAACCACTGCTGAACGAAAAACAGGGCCAGGAACTGCCGGATTCGATTCGGGGCAGCCAGCGTTTGACAGGGATGAGCGGGAATCAATCCAGTTTGCCACTGGTGGGGTCACCGTTCAAGTTTTCGCAGCACGGCCAGAACGGGGCCTGGGTTAGCGAATTGATGCCCCACACCGCGTCGATCATCGACGACATCTGCGTCGTCCGATCGATGCACACCGAAGCGATCAATCACGGACCCGGTGTCACGTTCATGCAATCGGGCAGCATGATCCCGGGACGCCCCAGCATGGGGGCCTGGATGGATTACGGTCTGGGGACCGAAAACCAGGATCTGCCGGCCTTCGTCGTGATGACGACCAAAGACCAAAATTCGGGGCAGCCGCTTAGCGCCGGACTGTGGGGAAGCGGTTTTTTGCCAAGCAAGCACCAGGGCGTTTCGTTCCGAAGCGGCAAGGATCCGGTCCTGTACCTGTCCAATCCCGATGGTATCGATACCAGCAGTCGGCGGGCGTCGATGGATGCGCTGGCCGGACTGCACCAGATGCAGTTGGACCAGGGCGCCGACCGATTGGTCGAAACACGATTGGCCCAGTACGAACTGGCCTTCCGAATGCAGTCATCGATTCCCGAAGCCACCGACTTTTCCGATGAATCCAAGGAAGTCGTCGAATCCTATGGGCCGGACGCCAAGAACCCCGGCTCTTTTGCCGCCAACTGTCTGATGGCTCGGCGACTGGCTCAGCGCGGCGTGCGGTTCATCCAGCTGTACCACAAGGGATGGGATCACCACGGCGGACTGCCGCAGGGACTGCCCCGGCAATGCAAACAGACCGACCAACCGTCGGCGGCCTTGGTCAAAGACTTGAAACGGGTGGGGCTGCTCGACGACACCCTGGTGATTTGGGGCGGCGAATTCGGCCGCACCAATTACTGCCAAGGAAAATTGACGGCCACCAGTTTCGGCCGCGACCACCACCCGCGTTGCTTCACGATCTGGATGGCTGGCGGCGGCATCCAACCAGGCTTGGTTTATGGCGAAACCGACGAATACGGATACAACATCGTCGACAAGCCGATCCATATCCACGATTTGCACGCAACGATCCTGCATCAGATGGGAATCGACCACGAGCGGCTGACGTTCAAGTATCAAGGCCGCAATTTTCGATTGACCGACGTTCACGGACACGTCGTCCACGACATCCTGGCCTGA